In a genomic window of Magnolia sinica isolate HGM2019 chromosome 14, MsV1, whole genome shotgun sequence:
- the LOC131225814 gene encoding transcription factor UPBEAT1 encodes MGTSQPSLIPALDLKGTCGSSIGSIWTKVLILQAMRRKLNKRPRIFMRRKRSLLEGSRRPTNGVERRVKSLQKLVPNGESMALDGLFKEAADYIVCLEMQVKAMQVMVNVLSDSNE; translated from the coding sequence ATGGGAACTTCTCAACCATCTCTCATCCCAGCCCTTGATTTAAAGGGCACGTGTGGATCATCAATTGGGTCCATTTGGACCAAGGTTTTGATACTCCAAGCCATGAGAAGAAAGCTAAATAAGAGGCCCAGGATCTTCATGAGGAGAAAAAGGTCACTTCTAGAAGGTTCTAGAAGGCCCACCAATGGTGTGGAAAGAAGGGTCAAATCCCTACAGAAGCTTGTACCGAATGGGGAGTCTATGGCCTTGGATGGGCTTTTCAAAGAGGCAGCTGATTACATAGTCTGCTTAGAAATGCAAGTGAAAGCCATGCAGGTTATGGTCAACGTATTATCAGATTCAAATGAATAA
- the LOC131225137 gene encoding uncharacterized protein LOC131225137, whose amino-acid sequence MRSSTVQTPQKSAIRRSKEKSHKIIAKSLNTDFLAASEADPIDTSSISAITEGNQETDLSKSGPKPSFSSLSDASDPTDALESFPTPSITDGNQVSGGSEVFKTENVDVQVAVDLLLAARFQVLNSPNVDLRSKKLLDCLIKSAIEPLGWLPEEQDRFYGLLQAKVWIGLLCVFIWIVSVSVVMDRDARTGTGFPGMPPPT is encoded by the exons ATGAGGTCTTCTACTGTCCAAACCCCTCAGAAATCTGCCATCCGTCGATCGAAGGAGAAATCCCACAAG ATCATCGCAAAATCCCTAAATACAGATTTCTTAGCTGCATCCGAAGCCGATCCGATCGATACTTCGTCCATCTCAGCAATCACAGAAGGAAATCAGGAAACTGATCTCTCCAAA AGCGGGCCGAAACCCTCGTTTTCATCTCTGTCGGACGCTTCTGACCCGACCGATGCGTTAGAATCCTTCCCTACACCGTCGATTACTGACGGGAATCAAGTATCTGGCGGATCAGAGGTTTTCAAGACGGAGAATGTGGACGTTCAGGTGGCCGTCGATTTACTGCTCGCCGCTCGTTTCCAGGTCCTGAACTCTCCCAATGTTGATCTCCGATCGAAGAAGCTTCTGGATTGCCTGATCAAGAGCGCAATCGAGCCGTTGGGTTGGCTGCCAGAAGAGCAGGACAGGTTTTACGGGCTTCTCCAAGCGAAGGTATGGATCGGATTACTCTGTGTTTTCATATGGATCGTTTCGGTGTCAGTCGTCATGGATCGAGATGCCCGAACTGGGACGGGATTTCCTGGCATGCCGCCTCCTACATGA